From Kineosporia succinea, the proteins below share one genomic window:
- the dapA gene encoding 4-hydroxy-tetrahydrodipicolinate synthase, whose translation MPVEPVTRSFGSVGVAMVTPFTATGELDLEAAQKLAVHLVEAGTDALVVSGTTGESPTTSDAEKDQLLRAVVEAAGDRAVIIAGIGTNDTAHTLELARQAAKAGANGLLAVTPYYSKPSQAGLVAHFTAVADATGLPVMLYDIPGRSGIPIQTETLLTLAEHPRIVAVKDAKDDLYAGAWLLESTGLEVYSGSDQLNLPWLSIGASGMISVVGHVAAGPYRRMVEAVDAGDLVTARRINSEVLPAVRGVMTRAQGAVMAKAALELMGVLPTRTVRLPQMAATNEEVALLRSDLEEAKLL comes from the coding sequence ATGCCCGTGGAACCCGTCACCCGATCCTTCGGTTCCGTCGGCGTGGCCATGGTCACGCCGTTCACCGCCACCGGAGAGCTCGACCTCGAGGCCGCCCAGAAGCTGGCGGTGCACCTGGTCGAGGCGGGCACTGACGCTCTCGTGGTGTCCGGCACCACCGGTGAGTCGCCCACCACCAGCGACGCCGAGAAAGACCAGCTGCTGCGCGCCGTGGTCGAGGCCGCCGGCGACCGCGCGGTGATCATCGCGGGCATCGGCACCAACGACACGGCGCACACGCTCGAGCTCGCCCGCCAGGCCGCCAAGGCCGGCGCGAACGGCCTGCTCGCGGTCACGCCCTACTACTCCAAGCCCTCGCAGGCCGGTCTGGTCGCGCACTTCACCGCGGTCGCCGACGCCACCGGCCTGCCGGTCATGCTCTACGACATCCCGGGCCGCTCGGGGATCCCGATCCAGACCGAGACGCTGCTGACGCTGGCCGAGCACCCGCGTATCGTCGCGGTGAAGGATGCGAAAGACGATCTGTACGCCGGGGCCTGGCTGCTCGAGAGCACCGGCCTGGAGGTGTACTCCGGCTCCGATCAGCTGAACCTGCCCTGGCTCAGCATCGGCGCCTCCGGCATGATCAGTGTCGTCGGCCATGTCGCGGCCGGGCCCTACCGCCGGATGGTGGAGGCCGTCGACGCAGGTGACCTGGTCACCGCGCGGCGGATCAACTCCGAGGTACTGCCCGCGGTGCGCGGCGTCATGACCCGCGCACAGGGCGCGGTGATGGCGAAGGCCGCCCTGGAACTCATGGGTGTACTGCCCACAAGAACAGTACGACTGCCGCAGATGGCGGCGACGAACGAGGAGGTAGCGCTGCTGCGCAGCGACCTCGAGGAGGCAAAACTTCTTTGA
- a CDS encoding dihydrofolate reductase, translating into MRVRMIWAQARGGVIGRDGDIPWHVPEDQANFRRLTKGSAVVMGRATWDSLPERFRPLPDRLNLVLTRDPMWDAPGACVVHSPQEALGRAQDVWVIGGGAVYAEYLPLAVELVVTEIDLDVEGDTHAPAIGAGWEGEPGDWLESRTGTRYRFTTYRRTPDV; encoded by the coding sequence ATGCGCGTGCGCATGATCTGGGCCCAGGCCCGCGGCGGGGTGATCGGCCGGGACGGCGACATCCCCTGGCACGTCCCCGAGGACCAGGCCAACTTCCGCCGCCTGACCAAGGGGTCCGCGGTGGTGATGGGCCGGGCCACCTGGGACTCGCTGCCCGAGCGCTTCCGCCCGCTGCCCGACCGGCTCAACCTGGTGCTCACCCGCGACCCGATGTGGGACGCGCCGGGAGCCTGCGTGGTGCACTCGCCTCAGGAGGCGCTCGGGAGGGCGCAGGACGTCTGGGTCATCGGCGGGGGAGCGGTCTACGCCGAGTACCTGCCCCTGGCCGTCGAGCTGGTCGTCACCGAGATCGACCTGGACGTGGAGGGCGACACCCACGCCCCCGCGATCGGGGCCGGATGGGAGGGCGAGCCCGGTGACTGGCTGGAGTCGCGCACGGGCACCCGGTACCGCTTCACCACCTATCGGCGTACGCCGGACGTGTGA